The genomic window TACAAGTGTATTAATCCTCTGGCGGATAGCCATGGATTTCTTCGAACTTTTCATCGAAATTAGTACGTAGGTACGAGTTGAGTTTCTTTTGGTAATCGTCTTTTAACCATTTTAAGAAATTGTGTGTGCTCTTGCTAATACACTTAGCGTATACTTCAATACGTTGGTTGATATCGTCTTTTAACAATTTGGCTAATGCTAAGGCATCGTATACATCTTCGCTGTTCTCGATACAGATTTTAGCATGATGTTCTATTGAACGCTCTAAAACCACTTTAGAAGATTCACCAGCATCAACAGCGTCCTTGTAGCATTGTCTGATATCAAAGTAGGTGTCCTCGGACTTTGCAAACTCCCCTTTTATTTCGTCATCTAAATCGTGTTTAAAACCAGCTTCAATAGCTTCGTCATCCTTAATGCGGTCTGCATACCAGTTAGGAGATTTAAAAATCAGTTGCCAATCTAAATCGGCTCCCCAAGGTCCGAAACGGTATAAGTTATTACCAAGGTCTATTACCGTAAACTTTTCTTTATTGTTTAGAATACGAGAGCCACGACCAATCATCTGGTAGTATAATGTTAAGGATTTTGTAGCTCTGTTGAGTATAATTGTATCTATAGTAGGCTCATCAAAACCCGTTGTTAGGATACTTACTGAGGTTAGGATGGCATTTGGAGTTTCGTGAAACCAATCTAAAATCTGTTTACGTTGCTTTTTGGTAGCTGTATTATCTAAATGCATAATTGGCAAACCAGCTTCCCTAAAGGCATAATACACACTAATTGAAGTATTGATACCATTATTGAAAATAAGCGTCTTCTTACCTAGCGAATGTTTTTTGTAGGCATCTACTGTTTTTTGAAGCATTGCCGGACTGGTGTATAAATCTTCGGAAGACTTTACGGTATAATCACCATTAGAACCTACTTCTAGCGATGTTAATCCCATATCATAAGCATAGGTTTCGCAACGCGCCAGGAATTCGTTTTCTATAAGGTTTTCAATGGTTTCTCCGGTAATGAGTTCGTTGTAGTTACCTTTCATAGGTAACTCTTTATTAGAACTCAACGGTGTTGCGGTAACACCTAGGATAAAGGATTTTTCAAAGAACTTAAACAACTTTGTAAACGAGTTGTAATGTGCCTCATCAATAATTACCAAGCCAACATCTGAGATGTCTAGCATATCATCATTAAGACGGTTGTTTAAGGTTTCTACCATAGCCACAAAGCACGAGTATTCTGCCTGGTCATCTAAATTTGCTTTACTGTTTACCACTTTGTTGGTAACACCAAAACTATTCAACATTTTAGATGTTTGGTTGCAAAGCTCAATACGATGCGTCATTACCAAAACCTTTTTATTGTGGTTTTTTAAGTACTGACGTACCATTTCAGAAAAGATAACCGTTTTTCCACCACCTGTAGGCAATTGATACAATAAGTGGTAATCGTCTGGAGCGTTATCAAATTTTTCGAAGATCTGGCTTATGGCTCCTTGTTGGTAATCGTATAATTCTTTATCGGTTTTCTTTTCTTGAACAGCTTGGTTTGTTTGCGACATATATGTATTGTGAAATTTAAAAGTGCAAAATTAAGGCTTTTTAGTCGATGAATAAAGTGATTTGCGATTAACAATATTTGTTTTAATTTAGCGTTCTTTCAACCGAAAGCATATTTATAATTTAATGAAAACCCTTCTTTTTGCCTTTTCATTTTTTATGAGTTTAACCTGTGTTATTGCACAAAATGAAAGCTCATCTGAAACTTTAAAAATCACATTACCATCAACTTACAAGAAAGCCAATCTGGTTAAAGAAATAGAAATTCCTTTAGCATCAGGTAGCGATACCCTACTTAGCGATTTGCCAGATATTAAGGCTGAGTATTGGGATACAACTGTATACAATCCTTATAAAAATATTGCGGTAACTGAGTTCCCAATCAACATCACATTTTCTGATAGTACTTATGCATCACCTGTACCACACACAAAAGTTATTACCTCTCGTTACGGCTGGCGCAGAGGACGACCACACAAAGGTATTGATATTGATTTGGTAACCGGAGACTCTGTTGTTTCTATACTAGATGGTGTAGTTAGGTTTGCCAGATACAGTCGTGGTCATGGAAAAACGGTTGTTGTGCGTCATTTTAATGGCTTAGAAACCACTTATGCGCATCTTTCGCATATTGCAGTAAAAGCCAACGACACCCTTAAAAAAGGTCAGTATCTAGGTAAAGGTGGTAATACAGGACGCTCAACAGGTAGCCATTTGCATCTTGTAACAAGCTATAAAGGAGAATACATTCATCCTGAGTACCTTTTTAATTTTGACGCTACCAATACGATTCGTTCTCAAGATCTTTGGGTTACACACAAATGGACCAGAACCACTTACCACAGCTCTAGAGGCTTGGCCAAACTTACCTTATTTAACACTAAGGAAGAAGCCTTAGCCAGTTTAGAAAAACAGCGTAAAGTTTATGTGGTTAGAAAAGGAGATACTTTATCCCGAATTTCTAAACGCAACCAAACGAGTATTGCTTCTATTTGCAGAACCAATAAGATAAAACGTACTTCTACACTACGGATTGGTCAAAAGCTAATTTTAGAGCTTTAAAAATTCTATATTTTATTTATTTTGCAGTCTTTAAAACTCTGTAAAATTTGAAAGTCTGTATTGCCGAAAAACCGAGTGTTGCAAGAGAAATTGCAAGTGTTTTGGGTGCCAACACCAAGCGTGATGGTTACTTTGAAGGCAATGGCTATGCTGTAACTTATACTTTTGGTCATCTTTGTACACTTTGTGAACCGAGTGATTACAAGCCTTATTGGAAAAGTTGGGATTTGAACAATCTTCCGATGCTTCCTGAGAAGTTTAAAATTAAGGTTGCAGACAATCAAGGTATCAAAAAGCAATTCAAAATTGTTAAAAGCCTTTTTGATAAAGCAGAAGTCGTTATTAACTGTGGTGATGCCGGACAAGAAGGAGAATTAATACAGCGTTGGGTACTCAGTGAAGCCAAATACAAAGGCAAAGTTCAGCGTTTATGGATTTCATCCTTAACAACAGAAGCTATTAAAGAAGGTTTTGAAAACCTAAAGCCAGCCGAAGACTATGATAATTTGTATTATGCAGGTTTTTCTAGATCTATAGGAGATTGGCTTTTAGGTATTAATGCTACACGTTTATATACCGTAAAACATGGTGGCTATAAACAAGTGTTATCTGTAGGTCGTGTGCAGACTCCTACCCTTGCGATGTTGGTGAATCGCTATAAAGAAATTGAGAACTTTGTACCACAGCCTTACTGGGAATTGCAAACCTTATACAGAGATACGCTTTTTAGCTACGAAGAAGGACGTTTCCTAAACATGGAGGATGGTGAAAAGCTAGCCAATAAAGTTAAGGAGCATGAGTTTGAAATTGTTTCAATAAGCAAGAAAAAAGGTACCGAATATGCGCCCAAGCTTTTTGACCTTACAGGACTGCAAGTGTATTGTAATACCAAGTTTGGTTTTTCGGCAGATGATACTCTAAAAATAGCGCAACGATTGTATGAAAAAAAGGTGGTTACCTATCCTAGAGTTGACACCACGTTTTTACCCAATGATATTTATCCAAAGGTTAAAGGCATATTATCTAAACTAACTGATTACGTTTCGCTTATACAACCTTTATTAAATAAAAAGATAAAGAAGTCTTCTAAGGTTTTTAATGACAAAAAAGTTACCGATCATCATGCTATAATTCCCACCGGAATGCAAACGCATTTGCAACCAGCAGAGCAGCAAGTTTATGATATTATCGTAAAACGTTTTATTGCTGTTTTTTATGAAGATTGTAAAGTGTCTAATACCACAGTTATTGGAAAAGCTGATGATGTAAACTTTAAAACTACAGGAAAGGAAATTTTATCTAAAGGCTGGCGTGTTGTGTTTGAGAAGAAAGATGCTTCGACTGCGCTCAGCATGACAAAAGATACTATTTTACCAACTTTTACCAAAGGTGAAAAAGGACCACACGAACCTTCGTTTTTAGAAAAACTGACCAAACCACCAAAACAATATACCGAAGCTTCTCTCCTACGCGCTATGGAAACGGCAGGCAAACAAGTGGATGATGATGAGCTACGCGACCTAATGAAGGAGAACGGTATTGGTCGTCCGTCTACACGTGCCAATATTATTGAAACACTTTTTAAGCGTAAATACATTAAAAGAAATAAAAAGCAGATTTTACCAACGGTTACAGGTATTCAGTTGATAGATACCATTCAGAATGAACTCTTAAAATCTGCTGAACTTACAGGTACTTGGGAAAAGCAATTAAAGGATATTGAAAAAGGTGACATTAGTGCCAATGCTTTTATTAAAGGTATGAAACGCATGGTTGATGCTTTGGTATATGAAGTACGAAGCGAAAAGGTAGAAACACGTATTTCTGCCGTAAACAATAAACCTGTTGGAAAGTCGAAATCGAAGGCGAAGTCTAAAAATGAAAAATTGATTGGTACTACTTGCCCTAAATGCCAAAACGGACAATTGGTAAAAGGAAAATCGGCTTATGGCTGTACCCTTTACGGCAAAGGTTGTGATTTTGTACTACCTTTTATGTATGGTGCTAAAAAGATTTCTGAGAATCAGTATTTACGATTACTAAGCAAAGGTTCAACGGTGAATCTTAAAGGTTTTAAAATACAAGGAGAATCTATTGAGGGCTTATTGCGTTTTGATGATAACTTCAAACTAAAACTAGAACCAAAGCAAACCGCTAAAAGACAGGTTAAAGCTGGTGATGCTTGCCCAAAGTGTAAAACAGGTACCATTTTAAAAGGGAAAACTGCTTTTGGGTGTAGTAATTATAAAACGGGGTGTGACTTTAGGGTTGGCTTTTAATAAACTTTGACTGCGCTCAGCCTGACATCAAAACTTAGATTGACTTTATTGGAATATAAAAATCCTCTTCAGAATCTGGCCTACACCCATGACTTGAAAATGCGGTATATCATCTATAGCGCGCATACTGAGTTTAAGCTTTTTTGACTTTAACAGCATTCATACCACGCTGTCCCTTTTCGAGTTCAAAAGTGACTTTGTCATTTTCTATGATATCGTCAATGACACCACTGATGTGTATAAAATGTTTTTCATTGGTTTCTGTATCTAAAACAAAACCGTAGCCTTTAGATTCATTAAAGAATGACACTTTACCTTTTCTGATAGGATCAAACTCTTCTTCTACATCTTCTTTTTTAGGTATGCCTATTTCAATATTTTTTGCCTTTATCTTAACCTTCATAGAAGGATCAGGAGGTGTATCGGTAAGATTTCCGTTATGATCTACGTATGCTATAGGGATGCCATTAGTTCCATTTTCTTCTTTGTCTAATTTACGAGCTTCCATTTTTTTACGTTTTTCTTCTCGTTTTTTTAAGCGCTTTTTTTCTTTTTCGGTTTTGCTAAATGTCTGTTGCGATCTACCCATTCAATATAATTTGTAGTTAATAATTGTGTCTGCTCATGAAAATATACAATGCAAACGAGTTAATTAACTTAACAATGAATAGTGTATTAAACCAAAAAGATAACTAAGAATTAATGTTATTTGTGAGGTGTATCTTCAATAAACTAATCAAAGGTACTGTTTTAAATATTATTTAACGAAACCTTTATAAGTAATTGTTTTGTTATTTTGAGAATTCAAAGTTAAAAATGCAATTCCATTAGGTTTTACTGCAAGTGTTGCGTTGTATGCACCAATTCTAAAGCTGATGGTAATTTGATGGGTTTCATCATTAAAATTTACATTATAATTCTGCATACTACCTTTTAACATTATAGATGGTTTATTAGCATTTAATGTAGAAAGCGCACCATAAATATTAGACTTATTTATTGTGATTGTATTGGTATCTTCATTTACTTCACCTCTTTCACTATCACTAAAAACCCAAGTTGCTATAAAATTGAAATTCTTTGATTCAACTATTTTCTTATTAAGGTTGTACATAGCTTGTACCTTTTCCTCTTTGGTTAAAGCCGATTGCGAAAAGCCTATTGAAGGACTTACTATTACTATTAAAAAACAGAATATAAGTAGTTTTTTCATGATTTTTATTTTGGCTCTAATATAGTGTTAATTCTTTCAATACAGTCTCTGTAATGGTATTTTGTATCTGTGTTTACACCAGAATTGGCTGCAGAAGCTAAAACTCGTTTTAACTGATTTAATTCACCTCTAACAATTGATC from Winogradskyella sp. MH6 includes these protein-coding regions:
- a CDS encoding DUF4251 domain-containing protein; the encoded protein is MKKLLIFCFLIVIVSPSIGFSQSALTKEEKVQAMYNLNKKIVESKNFNFIATWVFSDSERGEVNEDTNTITINKSNIYGALSTLNANKPSIMLKGSMQNYNVNFNDETHQITISFRIGAYNATLAVKPNGIAFLTLNSQNNKTITYKGFVK
- a CDS encoding type IA DNA topoisomerase — encoded protein: MKVCIAEKPSVAREIASVLGANTKRDGYFEGNGYAVTYTFGHLCTLCEPSDYKPYWKSWDLNNLPMLPEKFKIKVADNQGIKKQFKIVKSLFDKAEVVINCGDAGQEGELIQRWVLSEAKYKGKVQRLWISSLTTEAIKEGFENLKPAEDYDNLYYAGFSRSIGDWLLGINATRLYTVKHGGYKQVLSVGRVQTPTLAMLVNRYKEIENFVPQPYWELQTLYRDTLFSYEEGRFLNMEDGEKLANKVKEHEFEIVSISKKKGTEYAPKLFDLTGLQVYCNTKFGFSADDTLKIAQRLYEKKVVTYPRVDTTFLPNDIYPKVKGILSKLTDYVSLIQPLLNKKIKKSSKVFNDKKVTDHHAIIPTGMQTHLQPAEQQVYDIIVKRFIAVFYEDCKVSNTTVIGKADDVNFKTTGKEILSKGWRVVFEKKDASTALSMTKDTILPTFTKGEKGPHEPSFLEKLTKPPKQYTEASLLRAMETAGKQVDDDELRDLMKENGIGRPSTRANIIETLFKRKYIKRNKKQILPTVTGIQLIDTIQNELLKSAELTGTWEKQLKDIEKGDISANAFIKGMKRMVDALVYEVRSEKVETRISAVNNKPVGKSKSKAKSKNEKLIGTTCPKCQNGQLVKGKSAYGCTLYGKGCDFVLPFMYGAKKISENQYLRLLSKGSTVNLKGFKIQGESIEGLLRFDDNFKLKLEPKQTAKRQVKAGDACPKCKTGTILKGKTAFGCSNYKTGCDFRVGF
- a CDS encoding cold-shock protein yields the protein MGRSQQTFSKTEKEKKRLKKREEKRKKMEARKLDKEENGTNGIPIAYVDHNGNLTDTPPDPSMKVKIKAKNIEIGIPKKEDVEEEFDPIRKGKVSFFNESKGYGFVLDTETNEKHFIHISGVIDDIIENDKVTFELEKGQRGMNAVKVKKA
- a CDS encoding M23 family metallopeptidase — its product is MKTLLFAFSFFMSLTCVIAQNESSSETLKITLPSTYKKANLVKEIEIPLASGSDTLLSDLPDIKAEYWDTTVYNPYKNIAVTEFPINITFSDSTYASPVPHTKVITSRYGWRRGRPHKGIDIDLVTGDSVVSILDGVVRFARYSRGHGKTVVVRHFNGLETTYAHLSHIAVKANDTLKKGQYLGKGGNTGRSTGSHLHLVTSYKGEYIHPEYLFNFDATNTIRSQDLWVTHKWTRTTYHSSRGLAKLTLFNTKEEALASLEKQRKVYVVRKGDTLSRISKRNQTSIASICRTNKIKRTSTLRIGQKLILEL
- a CDS encoding DEAD/DEAH box helicase — protein: MSQTNQAVQEKKTDKELYDYQQGAISQIFEKFDNAPDDYHLLYQLPTGGGKTVIFSEMVRQYLKNHNKKVLVMTHRIELCNQTSKMLNSFGVTNKVVNSKANLDDQAEYSCFVAMVETLNNRLNDDMLDISDVGLVIIDEAHYNSFTKLFKFFEKSFILGVTATPLSSNKELPMKGNYNELITGETIENLIENEFLARCETYAYDMGLTSLEVGSNGDYTVKSSEDLYTSPAMLQKTVDAYKKHSLGKKTLIFNNGINTSISVYYAFREAGLPIMHLDNTATKKQRKQILDWFHETPNAILTSVSILTTGFDEPTIDTIILNRATKSLTLYYQMIGRGSRILNNKEKFTVIDLGNNLYRFGPWGADLDWQLIFKSPNWYADRIKDDEAIEAGFKHDLDDEIKGEFAKSEDTYFDIRQCYKDAVDAGESSKVVLERSIEHHAKICIENSEDVYDALALAKLLKDDINQRIEVYAKCISKSTHNFLKWLKDDYQKKLNSYLRTNFDEKFEEIHGYPPED